Proteins encoded together in one Vanessa cardui chromosome 19, ilVanCard2.1, whole genome shotgun sequence window:
- the LOC124537899 gene encoding zinc finger BED domain-containing protein 4-like — protein sequence MSQREKIKNPIWQYFDKSISDTSKAVCKICNKCYSLGSHEAKKQTSHGLKLHLSKFHDHEYRQVQKRVSELNDYKSEAKLKRTDSSASLKKSSADQSTLVQSTILSLTSKPKVALWPDDHEITKRIDKTIMDLIIVDMLPYSLVGGEAFRRLNLWDPQGTRKYRLKSEKYFRTSLMPQTYDRIKSKVQELMAQSKWASATTDIWTNASKTCSLLSFTAHFIVNDKRLKVILGACVLEQDHTSQYIEEKFTSMVNEWGLQGKIFLVLRDNAANMVRAMRDQYESVGCVAHTLQLVIKQALFSENEIKDLLKKCRKIVGHFHHSEPATRKLKDCQKQCGLPEHALVQDIDVRWNSTYLMLQRLLEQKNAVNLYSVEHGKIDSLQSNEWVIAKNLTSVLSFFYEATLELSFDNACISIVIPLISLLNRKLQVRYESDNEMMTKMKNSLYESMNNRFSSVKKLPSLMVATLLDPRFKSKYLNSNEVDIAVTELISFLTESEGNKKSSRTTDNDNANDSVASTSTCVPQAHSIQQEKESLWDVHDNTSSQTETTESEEGTKHFLKEKIQSYLSEPLLQRNADIYSYWNCSPYPILRSAVLKYLSAPPTSVPSEQLFSAAGQIYSDRRNNLHGENVEKLLFMAYNIRLFNYEY from the coding sequence ATGTCACaacgagaaaaaataaaaaatccgaTTTGGCAGTACTTTGATAAAAGTATCAGTGATACATCAAAAGCTGTTTGCAAGATATGTAACAAGTGCTATTCATTAGGAAGCCACGAagcaaaaaaacaaacatcacATGGACTGAAGTtgcatttatcaaaatttcatgACCATGAATACAGGCAAGTACAAAAACGTGTCTCAGAATTGAATGATTACAAAagtgaagcaaaattgaaacgAACAGACTCGAGTGCATCGTTGAAAAAATCGAGCGCAGATCAGTCAACTCTTGTACAGTCAACTATCTTAAGTTTGACTTCTAAACCTAAAGTTGCACTATGGCCTGATGATCATGAAATTACAAAAAGGATTGACAAAACTATAATGGATCTGATTATCGTGGACATGTTGCCTTATAGTTTGGTGGGAGGTGAAGCATTCCGCCGTCTTAATTTATGGGACCCTCAAGGAACTCGCAAATATCGCTTaaaatctgaaaaatattttaggacTTCTCTAATGCCCCAAACATATGAcagaatcaaatcaaaagtaCAGGAGTTAATGGCACAGAGTAAGTGGGCAAGTGCTACTACAGACATTTGGACCAACGCGAGTAAAACATGTTCACTTCTTAGCTTCACAGCTCATTTCATCGTTAATGATAAACGTCTTAAAGTGATTTTAGGTGCATGTGTTCTAGAACAAGACCACACCAGTCAATATATCGAAGAAAAATTTACAAGTATGGTAAACGAATGGGGTTTGCAAGGCAAGATTTTTCTAGTCCTACGTGATAATGCCGCTAATATGGTTCGCGCGATGCGTGATCAATATGAATCTGTAGGATGTGTCGCACATACTCTACAGCTCGTAATAAAACAAGCGCTATTTTCAGAAAACGAAATAAAAGACCTCCTAAAGAAATGTAGGAAAATCGTCGGCCATTTCCATCACAGTGAGCCAGCAACCAGGAAATTGAAAGACTGTCAAAAGCAATGTGGATTGCCAGAGCATGCTTTGGTGCAAGACATTGATGTGAGGTGGAACAGCACCTATTTGATGCTGCAACGACTTTTGGAACAAAAAAATGCGGTAAACTTATACTCTGTTGAACATGGTAAGATTGATTCTCTTCAATCAAATGAATGGGTCATTGCAAAGAACCTCACATCCgtattgtcatttttttatgaagccACCCTTGAGTTATCATTTGATAATGCATGCATTTCGATTGTCATACCTTTGATATCGTTATTAAACCGGAAATTGCAAGTTCGCTATGAAAGTGACAACGAAATGATGACCAAGATGAAAAATTCACTATACGAGTCCATGAACAATAGATTTTCATCAGTGAAAAAACTCCCTTCGTTGATGGTAGCTACACTATTGGATCCAAGGTTTAAGTCTAAGTACCTCAATTCCAATGAAGTAGACATTGCTGTTACAGAGCTAATATCTTTCTTGACCGAGTCTGAAGGCAACAAAAAATCATCCCGCACCACTGATAATGATAACGCCAATGATTCTGTGGCTTCAACTTCAACATGCGTCCCGCAAGCTCACAGCATACAGCAAGAAAAAGAAAGTCTTTGGGATGTGCACGATAATACGTCTAGTCAAACAGAGACCACAGAATCTGAAGAAGGCACAAAACACTTTCTAAAAGAAAAGATTCAGTCTTACCTATCGGAGCCATTATTACAACGTAATGCTGACATATATAGTTATTGGAACTGCAGTCCATATCCTATATTGAGAAGTgctgttttaaaatatctttcagCTCCACCTACCAGCGTCCCGAGCGAGCAGTTATTCAGTGCAGCTGGCCAAATATACTCGGATCGTCGCAATAATTTACATGGCGAAAATGTAGAAAAACTGCTTTTCATGGCGTACAATATAAGACTTTTCAATTATGAGTATTAA